The genomic region actaaagtTGCAAACTGGTCCCTATTGCAAATATGTGCAGGTCACATgttcaaaatagaaaatattttgagaatattctgttaaatcaaacactttttgaacggcgaggactaaattacaaattttaattatctttagggACCcgattacaaacttttaaagtgtaatgaccaatttacaatttcaccaaaagtatagggaccaactGTATAATTtaacctaataataataatattttatttagtcAATTATGAAGTATATTTAAAAATTGGCATTATGTTTTCAATTATTTACATATTTACTTAACTATTTTTTCTATTAATCTGTTAAATCAAACACATAAAAGCatataatttgtatttatatttactAGAATTTTACATACATAAATCAATACAGTTTGCAcctatattttttagaatttgcatacataaattaataaaatttatttattaaaataaaaataatttaatatttatattaataaaataattactaaaaaattATTACTCCTGTTTTTATTTCTCGCTAAGGACTTCTCCCTTTCATGGTGATGTCTGCTGTGTGCGATTTGCTCGGAGCCATGAGATCAATAAGCAAGCTCCGAACTCTGAATCAACCTTTGAGCTATCTCCTCTCACTGCCTCAagttcttcatttttcttccaGCTCTTCCAATTCGTCAAAGCACTCACCTTTATTGTCTCGCGCAGCAACCCAACAATCTGATCCCGGCATCTACCGTGCACTTTTTGATGAAATTACTGACATTTTAGGGGCTGGCCCTGTGGTCCAGGACAATTCCTCATCTGGGTTTTTGTTTTTGGAGGAAGCTGATAAGGGGAAGTCGGGTTCTGAAGTGGAACATGATTGCACCAAAGATGTTTGTGGAAATGCCACAGCGAGTGTATTGCTTGATAAAGGCAAGAGCTTTGGTGTTTTTGGAGATTCCAAGTTGGGGAACATGAGTGAAGACGATGTGAGCCGAGTTGTTGGTGAGATTACTAGGATTTTTAGAGGTGAAAAGGATTGGAGTCCTGTGGAGGAGAAGTtggagaatttgaattttgagttgAGAGCTGAGGTTTTTGATATGGTATTGAAAAGGTGCTTCAAAGTGCCACACTTGGCTTTAACAGCTTTTGATTGGGTGAAGAACAAGGAAGGTTTTAGTCACACAATGAAGACTTATAATACTATGTTGTGGATTGCAGGGGAAGCTAAGGAGTTTGGGATGGTGAATAAGTTGGTGGAAGAAATGGATGACTGTGGAATTGAAAAGGATGTTAGGACGTGGACTATTCTCATATCCCATTATGGGAAAGTGAAGCAAATCAGCAAATTGTTGTTGGCCTTTGAAAACATGAAGAAATTTGGTTGTGAACCTGATGAGGTTGCATATAGGGCAATGATACGTTCGCTTTGCAGTTGTGGGAAAGGTGATATTGCTATGGAGTTCTACAAGGATATGGTACAGAAAGATATGGTGCTTGATCTAAGATTATATAAGTTGCTCATGAACTCCATGGCAAGGGTAGGTGATGTTGCGGCTGTTCATTTCCTTGGAAATGACATGACACGGTTGTCTCTGATGCCGGAAAACAGTGTTCAGAGTTGTATGCTGAAGAGTTTCTGTATTTCTGGAAGGATTAAAGAAGCTTTGGAACTGATCCGTGACCACAAAAGTAAAGACTTAGCTATTGAACCTGAGTTTTTCGAGACCTTGGTGAGAGGGCTGTGTAAGGCTGGCATGATTACAGACGCTTTAGAGATTGTTGAAATTATGAAGAGAAGGGATATTGTTGATGGAAGGATTCATGGAATTATAATAAATGGATATTTGGTAAGAAATGAAGTTCACAAGGCACTTGATATGTTCCAAAGCATGAAAGAATCTGGTTGTGTGCCCACAATTTCCACATATACA from Arachis ipaensis cultivar K30076 chromosome B02, Araip1.1, whole genome shotgun sequence harbors:
- the LOC107626307 gene encoding putative pentatricopeptide repeat-containing protein At5g06400, mitochondrial isoform X2 encodes the protein MVMSAVCDLLGAMRSISKLRTLNQPLSYLLSLPQVLHFSSSSSNSSKHSPLLSRAATQQSDPGIYRALFDEITDILGAGPVVQDNSSSGFLFLEEADKGKSGSEVEHDCTKDVCGNATASVLLDKGKSFGVFGDSKLGNMSEDDVSRVVGEITRIFRGEKDWSPVEEKLENLNFELRAEVFDMVLKRCFKVPHLALTAFDWVKNKEGFSHTMKTYNTMLWIAGEAKEFGMVNKLVEEMDDCGIEKDVRTWTILISHYGKVKQISKLLLAFENMKKFGCEPDEVAYRAMIRSLCSCGKGDIAMEFYKDMVQKDMVLDLRLYKLLMNSMARVGDVAAVHFLGNDMTRLSLMPENSVQSCMLKSFCISGRIKEALELIRDHKSKDLAIEPEFFETLVRGLCKAGMITDALEIVEIMKRRDIVDGRIHGIIINGYLVRNEVHKALDMFQSMKESGCVPTISTYTELIQHLFKLNRYEDACLLYEEMLGKGIKPDGVVITTMVAGHVSQNRIFEAWKLFKSMECQGIKLNWKPYALFIKELCKASRTDDIIKVLYDMQASEIVILDEVFHCVVTYLKNKGELDMKAKVEKIYTAFKLDLQKCSNSEEQVSLRIKVEKDVVIDQSESQKVNYSSVHPHDKTYNEQDVHEICRILSSSMDWSLIQENLERSTIWFTPEFVLEILQHCSMHGNTMLKFFSWVGKQPGYRHTVETYNMAIKIAGRGKDFKHMRSLFFEMRRNNYPIMPETWTIMIMLYGRIGLTDLAMNCFRDMKAEGYKPSRSTYKYLIIALCGRKGRKVDEAIKIYGEMIRARHIPDKELVETFLGCLCEVGLEKWKKHWHWLEKVGQRNQL